The Rosa rugosa chromosome 1, drRosRugo1.1, whole genome shotgun sequence genomic sequence agtcttttggtcgcggcactatcgtcggctcccgaggagactaggaccgaagtacgttgatagagggtttggtggcactgaaagtcggcttctgagaagactaggactaggagtgtgatcaccggtaagagaaagagaaggagaggagtgctcttagagaggttgctctagagagaacttagatcatcttagagatgttttgatgaatgaattggtcttttgtggtgtttttggtcgtggtactacaatcggctcccaaggagactaggaccgaagtacgttgacagagggtttggtggcactaatagtcggctccaaaggagactaggacttagagtgtgatcaccgataagagaaggagaaagagaggagttgctcttagagaagttgctctagagagaacttagatcatcttagagatgttttgatgaatgaattggtgaattgttctatgttgtagcctctatttataggctaccaagcaacactatttggccttaaacaactcataatgggttaggttttagcacttaaacattaatggaatgttaggtttgaatacttaaacacttaatggaatttgttaggtttaagtcattttctgctcccttatccctcaatttttatctccactaagaactcagattcaaccttcgatttcttcatatgaaatgatccaccatgaatgtagattattgaggtaaaatttcagaatttatttccatgtggttgggccggaaatgctgctggacctcttacaggtccagtttccaagttttgcttctgcagaaaattggactgtttgtttgaaggttttccactccgaacgagctttggcactcttcataagaaatgatcaatgggatgtctagaattaatctggaaagtttcaactcatttggagttcggatggttagtccgtcatccctcatttcttgtctagctcgctttctcctagccgaagtaggaaaatgtgctaaagttgatttttcatttccatgtttggtaggccttatttagcctcttaataatatatttttgaacttatcgaaaatatatatgtgagccactgatattggctcaatttctccaagacgtgccttgtcaggccaaaatgctcattttgggtccaaacaacaaTTTCTCTTCTGCCTTCTCACCTTCATCTCTGTGATTTCAAATTTACGATTTCAACTATTCGAGGATTTTTATGCCATTTTACCCATTTATTCAAAGAGAACTCTAATTTATCATTGGGCTGATCGAATGGGCCAAGCGACCTGAATGGCAGGCCGGTAGAGGGTCATTTTCATCCACCGACAGCCCCATCATGATTGGGCCAATGCGTTTTGTTCACTCCAATTCCCTCCACATCATTTATTTGCTTCTCAAGAATCCCGATCATCTAACCAGAAAGCGCTTTTCCCAACCGCTGCTTTTCACTCCCATCCCAACTGTCACCCCACACACCCACATTGCCAGAAGCACTTTTCACTTCCCACAAATGGACCGGCCGGACTCCTCCTCttccgacgacgacgacgatcgCCAGAACCTAATCGACCAGAACGAGCGGAAGCATCAGCAGCTCCCCAGCCCTCGATCCGCCACCACTTTCCAAATCGACGACGGCGACGTCGaccaccaccgccaccaccgCGAAATACGACGGCGTTTCGCCTCCCTCAAGCTCAGCGACTTGTTCAACAAACGcttcctcatcttcttcatcttcatccctctcttcgtcctcatcctctTCTTCACCACCGACATCAAGAGCCTCTTCTTCTCCCGCCTCTCCGTCCCTCTCTCCGATTCTCTCTCCGATAAGCTCCGCGAGTCCGAACTGCGAGCTCTCTTTTTGCTCCGCCAGCAGCAGCTCGGTCTCTTTGGCCTCTGGAACCAAACGCATCCCAATTCCACTTCGAATCACTCCAATTCCGAACTCCAGGATTTCAAATCCTCGATTTTGAAGCAGATTTCGTTGAATAAGGAGATTCAGCAGGTGTTGTTATCTCCGCACAGCTCCGGGAACTCATCATCGGAATCCGGAGATTTCCGGGATCCGAGCCTCCTCGGCGATCGGTGTGGAGTAGTTGACCAGCGGTTTTCGGAGAGAAGAACAATTGAGTGGAAGCCTAGTTCCGATAAGTACTTGTTGGCGATTTGCGTTTCGGGCCAAATGTCCAACCATTTGATCTGCTTAGAGAAACACATGTTCTTCGCAGCATTGCTGAACCGGGTTTTGGTGATTCCTAGCCCTAAAGTGGATTACCAGTACAGCACTGTGTTGGACATTGAGCACATTAACAAATGCATTGGGAGAAAAGTTGTGGTTACTTTCGAGGAATTGGCCGAGGAGAAGAAGAGTCACATCCACATTGATAGGTTCATTTGCTACTTTTCAAAGCCGACGCTTTGCTATGTGGATGATGAGCATCTCAAGAAGCTGAAGGCATTGGGAATTTCGTTCAAGAGTCGTGAGCCTGCTTGGGGGGAAGATGTGAAGAAGCCGAGCAAGAAGACTGTGCAGGATGTTCAGTCTAAATTTTCGAGTGGTGATGATGTTATTGCCATTGGGGATGTTTTCTTTGCTGATTTGGAGAAAGATTGGGTGATGCAGCCGGGTGGTCCTCTAGCCCACAAATGCAAGACTCTCGTTGAGCCGAGTCGCCTTATAATGCTTACTGCCCAGCGTTTCATTCAGACGTTCCTGGGGAAAAATTTCATTGCACTACATTTCCGGCGGCATGGCTTCTTGAAGTTCTGGTACACTTTCTTTGCTTTGCCTTACCCTGTTTCATTCTTTCGCCTATTTGGTTTCGCTTACTCTTGTTCAAagtatgtttagttttttttgcaTTTGATTACCCTTTACTGTATGCGATAGATAAGGACACATGCAAATGTTAATGGAACATTTTGGCCTCCTTAGATGCAAGTATTTCTGATGTTGCATTAGACATCTCCAAATTCCAATCTTTCCCAATTTATTTCTCAAATTGAGTGAAGAGTAAAAGCTCTGTCCAAATCATTGTATATGTACCTTTTTTAACCTAAAAATGTGAATTGGTTATGTTTCCTTCAAACTTTCATTCCATCCATGAAGTGGTCCTCCAGAATTTAATTTCAACTTGATTTGGGGAAAGTAATGGGAGCTCCAAATATTCAATATAATTGAGGAAAATTTAGACATTCCTCAAAGTTGGGTAAGTTTTAGAGACACATCAGAGCACAATTTCGAATCATGTTTCCCCATCTTTGCGTTTCGGGAAGGATTTAAGGGAGGATTGGAGATACTCTTAGTTAGTAGTCTATCATCGTACGGTTATATAGTCATAGTCTCATAGAGCATCAAGATCCCAACTCCAAATTTTGTGGTGGCAGAGCATCAAAAAAACGCAGGACAATTAATCTTCCTTTATTAATAAATTCCATGTTTGAACAATTAAGCATTTTTAAAAGTGACAGAGTTGGTTCTCATTGGATAGTTCAGATTCTGATGTTAAAGCATCTGTAGATACTCCAAAATGTAGTGCTTTTGTACTATCAGGAGCAAGTGCATGTTATTGGCATCTTTTGGTCTGTATGTCTTTGTGCTGTCGCCATCTAAAATGCTTGTTTATTTTCCAGCAATAATAAGCAGCCAAGTTGCTTTTACCCCATTCCTCAAGCTGCGGATTGCATCACCCGGGTCGCTGAAAGGGCCAATGCACCAGTTGTATATCTTTCAACAGATGCAGCTGAAAGCGAAACTGGTTTGCTGCAGTCACTAGTAGTTATGAATGGGAAGGCTGTACCACTTGTTAAACGGCCTGCACGAAATTCAGCTGAAAAGTGGGATGCTTTGTTATACAGGCATGGAATTGAGGGGGACTCTCAGGTAGGTTATGCTACCATTTTTACATTCTATTATTGCATTAAGGTAGAATGTCCTTGCTGCTTAATACCATGTAAGTTATATGTCCTTATTATGTTTATAGGTAGAAGCTATGCTGGATAAGACAATAAGTGCCATGTCAAGTGTTTTCATCGGAGCATCTGGATCCACTTTCACAGAGGACATCTTGCGGCTCCGGAAGGATTGGGGTTCAGCTTCTCTGTGTGATGAGTACCTCTGCCAAGGTGAAGAGCCTAACTTCATTGCAGAGAATGAATGAAAACACCATACTGATGATTGCTGGGTGATTGTTATTTTTTTGTGGTTTAACCTACCTCTTGTGTATGCACCTCTCAAAAGTGGTTGGTTTACCCTAAAATTCATTGACTGTATATTAGTGTATGATAGCAGGGCCTGCATTTTGAAAATGAGTCTGTTCCTGCCTACCTCatattccttttttattttagctTCAATTTTGCTTGCTCCATTTATAAGTAGGGAGCACATATACATTCTGTGTGTCCATGTATGCAAATTAAAGGTATAACAGGGACAATGACCATTTGGCCTGTTGGAGTTTTGATTCATGTCATGTTGCATCTTATTCAAAGGACCAAGTCACTATCAGGCTTCGTGACTTGTGAGCTAGACTTTtcgagctttttttttttttttaacccccTATTATACTATACCAATACGATGAAAAAACGATCTATATTTAAAAGAGTTGCTAATAGTTGATCAATATGGTAAAATCAGCAATGCTTTGTGGATTAACTTCGTCTTCTTTTTGTTGATACACAGATTAAAACATTGGATTCTAGCTCAAATTAGACATTAGGATCAGAATAAGAATCAGAATAGGAATTAGAATCGGATTGAGTTGCCAAATTGGGAAGGTAAAATCAAACCTTAACTAGTCACACCAAGAAAAAACCCAAGTGGATGGTATCAAATCAAATTAACCACTGAGCCGAAGATCTCCAAAATTCTATTTGTACGCCACGTGGACTGAAACTACAAGTCTAAGACGAGCTGAGTCATCGTCTTTGTTACTTCTTCGCTTCTGGCTCGCATTCTCACTCACAAACTCATATTTCTTCAGACCCAACACACGACCGCTACGCCGCCTCTCCTCCTATTACTACGATCTctctttctataaatagcaactCCCTTTTGTGTGGTTCCCTTTTGCTTTCATGCTTCTGCATCCTTTCTTTCCTTTATTATAAATATATTGGGTTTCTCTTCTTCTACTCGATTGACGTCTTCTAAACACTAGTGTGTGGAGATTCTTGATCGCCATTGATTTGAATATACATTTTTTTGATTGAAAGAACAGAACCCAGATTGAAAGATTCAATTTATACGTTTTTTGAGGCGTGTTTGAGTGCTTTGTGAGCTCGGAGACGAAATTTACAGAGGAAGAAGATTAGGGTTGGTAGAATGAGAGCGAGATTGATAGTGTTTCCTGTTAAAGGGAGGAACTGGTGTTTTAGCAGATCAATTGATCCTCTGGTTTCGGATTCTGGTGCTGGTAATACTCCTTCCACTCTCAAAGATCTATGGAAAAGGATCTCTTTCAATTCAAATCCCAATGTTAATTCTAGTTCCAATGCCAATGCCACTGTCAATCCCTTTGCTGCTAATGCTGAACTGGTAGTCGATTTCGTATCTAACAAGGTTGGTTCTTAACCAAAAAGCCTCCATTTTTATTAGTATTgctgttttgtttttgattgggttttctttatttgtttgaaatcttgACACACTCTGTTGTTTTTGAATAGATGAACAAAGCTTGGATTAGTCTGGAGAAGGCACCTGAGGGAacctttaaaagaaaaattcatgGGTAAATTTTGTGGAGCCTTGGTTGAGTTTTTGTTAGCTCACTCAATGCTGTTGTGGTTTTTAACTTTGTGGAAGTTATGATGGTGTAGGGTGGGATTGAAGCTATTGGCTCGGGTGAAGCCGTCTGAGATTTTCTTGAAATCTATCACTAACGAGGTCTCACATGTTGAAGTTACATACCCTTCAAGGTTTCTTTCTGTCTCTTTCACTTGCACAGCTGCTTTTCTCTTTTGCTTCGAATACACCATCCTTTTCAACATGTGGTCTCATACAAGGTTGATAGATAACAGAATTGTTGCGGTGCTTTGCCTATTACATAGGCTGATAAGCCTGAAAAACTAGCATATCAACTTATAAGCTATTGCATTCTGATTTCTAAATCTGCCCAATCAAAACAAACAATGCACCTTAGTAATTTGCTGTTAGAACTTAGAACAATCATGGTTTTTATTATCTCACTCTGAAAGAATGATTGTGTGAAAGGATTGCATATTCACACATTCTGTACATAGGTGTACTCTTTTTATATTCCACCAAAAAATACTACTTTTGTGTTCTGACCATATATTAGGATTTTGCAGCTTAAATGCACGACTTGTGCGTAGGAGGTTACGACATATTGCCTCGAGGTATTGTTTTTCTTTCAAGTTACATAACTAGATGCTTGAAGCTATGTATTATTGCAAATTATTGGTGGTAtcaaactttttcttttctatccTTGAGAGTTGAGATTGAGCAAGAGCCGAAAGTTTGTCAAACCGAAACCAGGAAGACATTACAAAAGAAGATAAACCAGGAGTATAATTATCTAGGAAAGAAAAACCCTTCATTGATTCGGCTACACTGATTCCCTTTTGTTTCTTctgaaagaaagggaaaaaaaaaaagggctacaTACTGAACCCAGTTGGAATCAAGGAGGGACTTCATTCAGTGTTTATGATTTATGACTCACAATGCTGGAATAGTTTTGAAGGTTCTGTTGAATATGTATGGATATGCTTCACTTTCACTAACACTATAAGTAACTTTGGGCCTTATTTGCTCAAGAATCATGGTACTTTCTGAGAGATTCATGTATTACGAAGTGGAGGGTATTGTAGTAAAGCTTTATGTATTCCTAGTTGCATGAATATGAATGGGCTATCAGATATGCATTAGTTTCCCTTGGATATATTATATTAATCTATCATGGGACCAGAATTTATTGATTTGAAGTTTAATCTGATTATCAGGGGATCTATCATACACAAGAAGTACTTATACGGTTCGGTTACGTTGCTCCCTCTGACATCTGCATTTATGGTACATATGTGTTAACTTGAGTTTCACTCTGAATTTGTACAACCTTTGGGTTCTTTAATGCCTTTTGCACTTCTAAATTTGCATATCTGTTTGTTAGCTCCCTTGGTTCTCATTGTCTCTTGatttatgttttaattttataCAGGTTTTGCCTTTGCCTAATATTCCCTTCTTCTGGTGTTTATTCCGTACTTACTCTCATTGGCGAGCTCTCCAGGTGCATACATTGTTTTTTGTGATGGAGACTCTGCAGCTtaagttttttttatataaataaacCAATTATTGAGTTAAACTTAGCTGGAGAAACTTATTGTTAATGCTGCTAGATTGGTTGCGTATTGCTCCTATTACAATATGTGATATAttaatctttcttcttcttatttgttTATGTTAATGGTCTAGGGAAGCGAGAAGCTTCTTCAGCTAGTCTCAGATAGCCCGAAGACTCCAGATAGAAATGGAGTTGAGCATGGAATGAAAAAGTTACTTAATTCTCCGTGGGTAAGTAATTTATGGTCCAGCAATTGGAGGCTGGGTTATGATTTTAACGGTCTAGAAAAACCCTGTACCAATAAATCTTGTTGGACTTCTTAGGGTTGTATGTTATCCCTCAGTAGTTTGTGACTTTGTGTGTTAAAAAACCTGATTACTGAGAGCCTTTGTCACTTTGGCCCTCTGGGAATTATGGGGTGGTTTCTTCACCACCAGTAACCTATTTTTCTGTGGATAACCAACTCAAACTATTTCCCTGTGTTCCATCGGTTTCCAAATTCAAAGTCTAGTCAGTTTGATAATTGTTTAAATTGGACCTTTGGTTTTCGTTAGCCAATAGCTGGCCTTTGAATATAAGAAAATATGCATATCCACCCTCTTTGATTAGTGATCAGAATGTCATCATTCCTGGTACTTCAACATATTTATGTGATTGTAGAAACTGTTGTATGCTTTTCTGTTTTCACTTAAGATCATCACTTTTGGTCTTTAATATTTGGGCCAATCTGGCCAATCACCATTTTTCGGTTACCACCATGTAGTTGGTTTGGCAATTGTGAGGATGTATGCTCCTTACACCCTTTTGGGCAAATATGCAAAGCTTGCACACAAACATCGCAT encodes the following:
- the LOC133725569 gene encoding O-fucosyltransferase 36-like, with the translated sequence MDRPDSSSSDDDDDRQNLIDQNERKHQQLPSPRSATTFQIDDGDVDHHRHHREIRRRFASLKLSDLFNKRFLIFFIFIPLFVLILFFTTDIKSLFFSRLSVPLSDSLSDKLRESELRALFLLRQQQLGLFGLWNQTHPNSTSNHSNSELQDFKSSILKQISLNKEIQQVLLSPHSSGNSSSESGDFRDPSLLGDRCGVVDQRFSERRTIEWKPSSDKYLLAICVSGQMSNHLICLEKHMFFAALLNRVLVIPSPKVDYQYSTVLDIEHINKCIGRKVVVTFEELAEEKKSHIHIDRFICYFSKPTLCYVDDEHLKKLKALGISFKSREPAWGEDVKKPSKKTVQDVQSKFSSGDDVIAIGDVFFADLEKDWVMQPGGPLAHKCKTLVEPSRLIMLTAQRFIQTFLGKNFIALHFRRHGFLKFCNNKQPSCFYPIPQAADCITRVAERANAPVVYLSTDAAESETGLLQSLVVMNGKAVPLVKRPARNSAEKWDALLYRHGIEGDSQVEAMLDKTISAMSSVFIGASGSTFTEDILRLRKDWGSASLCDEYLCQGEEPNFIAENE
- the LOC133742148 gene encoding uncharacterized protein C23H3.12c — encoded protein: MRARLIVFPVKGRNWCFSRSIDPLVSDSGAGNTPSTLKDLWKRISFNSNPNVNSSSNANATVNPFAANAELVVDFVSNKMNKAWISLEKAPEGTFKRKIHGVGLKLLARVKPSEIFLKSITNEVSHVEVTYPSSLNARLVRRRLRHIASRGSIIHKKYLYGSVTLLPLTSAFMVLPLPNIPFFWCLFRTYSHWRALQGSEKLLQLVSDSPKTPDRNGVEHGMKKLLNSPWVLQPSKELEELLHQGDEHDDLNKQAILKVCKAFDLNSNDVLKYRDTV